A genomic window from Sulfurospirillum diekertiae includes:
- a CDS encoding cryptochrome/photolyase family protein: protein MKKVLWFRRDLRVHDSMLLAQDGEVLPIFIFDTKILRGLDTKDRRVSFIFEQVLKLKADLKALGLDLALFYGTPFDVFAYLKTLGFEDIYGSVDYDDYAKERDGEIAEMLRFHFLNDCYLFEPNEVLKKDGTPYLVFTPYYHACQALYTQFYALKYTRGNQSLAHFDYNQLLSIKGHAQTPLHVKIESIGFEPLHVNTLEPQKNLEIFTYKIDLYEENRDFLNMDATSHLSVHPRFGTISIREVVRYLVALKQQGHTTEPFFRQLIFREFYAYLLYHFPRLAWENYKYTPPISNDAEAYERFILAQTGYPLVDAAITELLETGLMHNRARMVVGSFFTKHLMLPWQKGEAFFAKYLLDYDASANILSWQWCAGTGIDPQPYFRIFNPYAQSLKFDKEARYIKRFLPILHDVPSACLHKETYLMSHDIAGYPKPIIGHESARKRFLNTFS, encoded by the coding sequence ATGAAAAAAGTCCTTTGGTTTAGACGCGATCTTCGTGTTCATGACTCGATGCTTTTAGCGCAGGATGGCGAAGTTTTGCCCATTTTTATCTTCGATACGAAGATTTTACGGGGTCTTGATACAAAAGATCGACGAGTCTCGTTTATATTTGAGCAGGTGCTTAAACTCAAAGCCGATCTGAAAGCGCTTGGACTTGACCTTGCTTTGTTTTATGGCACGCCTTTTGATGTCTTTGCCTACCTTAAAACACTCGGCTTTGAAGATATTTATGGCAGTGTGGATTACGATGATTACGCCAAAGAGCGCGATGGCGAAATCGCTGAGATGCTTCGTTTTCATTTTTTGAATGACTGTTACCTTTTTGAACCCAATGAAGTGCTCAAAAAAGATGGCACGCCTTACCTTGTTTTCACTCCATATTACCACGCTTGTCAAGCACTTTACACACAATTTTACGCATTAAAATACACAAGAGGCAACCAAAGCCTTGCACACTTTGACTACAACCAGCTTCTAAGCATCAAAGGTCACGCTCAAACGCCTTTACATGTAAAGATTGAAAGTATCGGTTTTGAGCCTTTACATGTAAACACTTTAGAACCTCAAAAAAACCTCGAAATCTTTACATATAAAATCGATTTGTATGAAGAAAACCGTGATTTTTTGAACATGGATGCCACATCACATCTGAGTGTTCATCCGCGTTTTGGAACGATCTCGATTCGTGAAGTGGTGCGTTATTTGGTCGCGCTCAAACAGCAAGGTCACACCACAGAGCCTTTTTTTAGACAGCTGATTTTTCGTGAATTTTATGCTTACTTGCTTTACCATTTTCCAAGGCTCGCATGGGAAAATTACAAATACACGCCGCCCATTTCCAACGATGCAGAAGCCTATGAGCGTTTTATCTTGGCACAAACGGGCTATCCGCTGGTCGATGCGGCGATCACGGAGCTTTTAGAAACAGGTCTGATGCACAACCGCGCGCGTATGGTGGTAGGTTCATTTTTTACAAAACATTTGATGTTGCCATGGCAAAAGGGAGAAGCATTTTTTGCGAAATATCTTTTGGATTATGACGCATCGGCGAACATCCTTTCGTGGCAATGGTGTGCGGGAACTGGCATCGATCCACAGCCCTATTTTCGCATCTTCAATCCCTACGCGCAGTCATTAAAGTTTGACAAGGAAGCACGCTACATCAAACGGTTTCTTCCCATTTTACACGATGTTCCATCCGCATGTCTGCACAAAGAAACGTACTTGATGAGCCATGATATTGCTGGTTATCCAAAGCCCATCATAGGGCATGAGAGTGCTAGAAAACGGTTTTTAAATACCTTTTCTTAA
- a CDS encoding YbgA family protein: MLKIAVSACLLGEQIRYDKTAQRDRFITDKLGKYASFVPFCPEHLAFGTPRETIRIVQESEQKKVITVFSKNDVTEAMNEAVEHELRKIQNEAICGIILKSKSPSCGLGSAKYYSGAMSEGKKDGLFAFTCKAHFKDFPIEEEARLLDPWLRENFVMQLFAYEDAMKLQHTIQTMQELVSFHTAYKFLLQSKHEANYRLLGKIVANHEKKSLHVVTHEYLALFKKTIAYKGSIGKTVNVLQHLVGFFKKELSSAEKQELHLQIEAFRDEIVPLIAVMNTIEFLAKKYEVHYLLGQKFLNPYPKDLALRSTIQEGK; encoded by the coding sequence ATGCTCAAAATCGCCGTTTCCGCTTGTTTGCTGGGTGAGCAAATTCGTTATGACAAGACAGCGCAAAGAGATCGTTTTATTACCGATAAGCTTGGCAAGTATGCTTCGTTTGTGCCTTTTTGTCCTGAGCATTTGGCGTTTGGAACACCGCGTGAAACCATACGCATTGTGCAAGAAAGCGAGCAAAAAAAGGTCATCACTGTTTTTTCCAAAAACGATGTCACAGAGGCGATGAATGAAGCGGTGGAACATGAACTACGTAAGATTCAAAATGAAGCAATTTGCGGCATTATCCTTAAGTCCAAGTCACCGAGTTGTGGGCTTGGCAGTGCTAAGTATTACAGCGGTGCGATGAGTGAGGGGAAGAAAGATGGGCTTTTCGCGTTTACATGTAAAGCGCATTTTAAGGATTTTCCCATTGAGGAAGAGGCACGCTTGCTTGACCCTTGGCTACGGGAAAACTTTGTGATGCAACTTTTTGCGTACGAAGATGCAATGAAACTTCAACACACCATCCAAACCATGCAAGAGCTTGTGAGTTTTCACACCGCGTATAAGTTTTTACTGCAAAGCAAGCATGAAGCAAACTACCGACTTTTGGGCAAAATCGTCGCTAACCATGAGAAAAAAAGCCTGCATGTCGTGACACATGAGTACCTTGCGCTGTTTAAAAAGACGATTGCGTACAAAGGCTCCATCGGCAAAACGGTCAATGTGCTTCAACATCTGGTGGGATTTTTCAAAAAAGAGTTAAGCAGTGCCGAAAAACAGGAGCTTCACCTTCAGATCGAAGCATTCCGCGATGAGATCGTTCCGCTCATTGCTGTGATGAATACCATCGAATTTTTGGCTAAAAAGTATGAAGTACATTACCTTTTAGGACAGAAGTTTTTAAACCCCTACCCTAAAGATTTGGCACTGCGTTCCACCATTCAAGAAGGAAAATAA
- a CDS encoding biosynthetic peptidoglycan transglycosylase: protein MSLHNKWENLLDKINKSKENICIVPENSELLRLLIAGEDHRFKFHSGVDVIALLRASWKTLILNKREGGSTIAMQLVRVVTGKYDKTLLRKLEEIFLAYKLTKHISKQEILSLYLSIAYFGWNMHGLKQACKSLKLNLNNLTLEESAGLIARLKYPEPKNTSKNRNIQIEHRTKYILKTIRYT, encoded by the coding sequence ATGAGTTTGCATAATAAATGGGAAAATCTACTTGACAAAATTAATAAATCTAAAGAGAATATATGTATTGTTCCTGAAAATAGCGAATTATTAAGATTACTAATTGCAGGGGAAGACCATCGATTTAAATTTCATAGTGGAGTAGATGTTATTGCATTATTGAGAGCTTCTTGGAAAACACTAATCTTAAATAAAAGAGAAGGTGGCTCAACTATCGCTATGCAACTTGTTCGAGTAGTAACTGGTAAGTATGATAAAACATTGCTTCGAAAATTGGAAGAAATATTTTTAGCATATAAACTTACTAAACATATTTCCAAACAAGAAATTTTGTCTTTATACTTATCTATTGCATATTTTGGATGGAATATGCATGGACTTAAGCAAGCATGTAAATCATTGAAATTAAATTTAAATAATTTAACATTGGAAGAATCTGCGGGTTTAATTGCTCGCTTAAAGTATCCCGAACCAAAAAATACTTCCAAGAATAGAAATATTCAAATTGAACATAGAACTAAATATATATTAAAAACGATACGATACACTTAA
- the rhuM gene encoding virulence protein RhuM/Fic/DOC family protein has translation MTNTTPTSNILIYQSEDGNTKIETRLENETVWLNRNQLSDLFGRDVKTIGKHINNVFSDDKLEKTSVVANFATTAKDGKTYTVEYYNLDVIISVGYRVKSASGVKFRQWASKILKEYLINGYALNQKRLEQKGLQSLNDTIALLQDTISKSELELSEAKGLLDVILNYSRTWTLLQGYDEDSLHVNIVPKVAKFILDVDEAKDAVVQLKKELIKKGEATELFGHEKAGEFGGMVRNIYQTFGGVDLLPSVEEKAANLLYYIIKGHPFNDGNKRIGAFMFILFLSKNNMLYKKSGELKINDNALVALSLMTAKSDPKQKETIIHLIVNLLEG, from the coding sequence ATGACCAACACCACACCAACATCAAATATCCTTATTTATCAAAGTGAAGATGGCAATACTAAAATAGAAACAAGGCTTGAAAATGAGACGGTTTGGCTCAATAGAAATCAACTTTCAGACCTTTTTGGGCGTGATGTCAAAACGATAGGAAAGCATATCAATAATGTATTTTCCGATGATAAACTTGAAAAAACTTCAGTTGTCGCAAATTTTGCGACAACTGCCAAAGATGGAAAAACATATACTGTTGAATACTACAATTTAGATGTCATTATTTCTGTGGGTTATCGTGTCAAATCTGCTAGTGGTGTTAAGTTTAGACAATGGGCAAGTAAAATTCTAAAAGAGTATCTCATTAACGGTTATGCCCTCAACCAAAAAAGATTGGAGCAAAAAGGGCTTCAGTCTCTCAATGACACCATTGCTCTTTTGCAAGACACCATATCTAAAAGTGAACTGGAACTAAGCGAAGCTAAGGGCTTACTCGATGTCATTTTGAACTATTCTCGTACATGGACGCTTTTGCAAGGTTATGACGAAGATTCTTTACATGTAAATATCGTGCCAAAAGTTGCCAAGTTTATTTTAGACGTTGACGAAGCGAAAGACGCTGTTGTGCAGTTGAAAAAGGAACTTATCAAAAAAGGTGAAGCGACGGAACTTTTCGGGCATGAAAAAGCAGGGGAGTTTGGTGGTATGGTGCGCAACATTTATCAAACGTTCGGCGGTGTGGATTTACTTCCCAGTGTTGAGGAAAAAGCGGCAAATCTTCTTTACTACATTATCAAAGGGCATCCGTTTAACGATGGCAACAAACGCATCGGTGCTTTTATGTTTATTCTCTTTTTATCAAAAAACAATATGTTGTATAAAAAGAGTGGTGAGCTTAAAATAAACGACAACGCGCTTGTGGCTCTTTCTTTAATGACTGCTAAGAGCGATCCCAAGCAAAAAGAGACTATCATCCATCTCATTGTCAATCTTTTAGAAGGATAG
- a CDS encoding phenylacetate--CoA ligase family protein yields the protein MTFSKNESLSRDELQAWQLKHLKETLLRVYHLVPFYKKKFDEHGVLPEDIKTLEDIAKLPFTKKHDLRDNYPFGMFSVDMDQIVRIHSSSGTTGKPTVVGYTEHDMDIWAEVMGRAFTMGGVTCQDIMQNSHGYGLFTGGLGFHNAAERMKIAIIPSSTGFTSRQLLLLKDFGATVLTATPSFALHMAEVAKAEGYDIAKDFKLRVGFFGAEPTSEGLKNEIAHIWGIDYHEIYGLSEIIGPGVACNCKHSNLLHIHEDHFYPEIINPETGEVLPEGTRGELVITTLTKQGLPIIRYRTGDITSLTRIPCRCGRTIGRIESIVGRSDDMLLINGVNVFPSQIEHVLSKQEGITLNYQIIADKKGYLDKLEIDVELDEHLISDDVSYLGNLKKELQHSLLNNLYINVEVKLVAPKSLQRSEGKATRVLDKRPK from the coding sequence ATGACATTTAGTAAAAATGAAAGCCTAAGCCGTGACGAGCTTCAGGCTTGGCAGCTCAAACACCTCAAAGAGACCCTGCTTCGCGTCTATCATCTTGTACCATTTTACAAAAAGAAATTTGATGAGCATGGCGTTTTACCTGAAGATATTAAAACCCTTGAAGACATCGCTAAGCTTCCGTTCACCAAAAAACACGACCTCAGAGACAACTACCCTTTTGGCATGTTCTCGGTCGATATGGACCAGATCGTCCGCATCCACAGCAGTAGTGGAACCACAGGCAAACCCACTGTTGTAGGCTACACAGAGCACGATATGGACATCTGGGCGGAAGTGATGGGACGCGCTTTTACGATGGGCGGTGTGACATGCCAAGACATCATGCAAAACTCCCACGGATACGGACTTTTCACGGGCGGTCTAGGCTTTCATAACGCCGCAGAACGCATGAAAATCGCCATTATTCCTAGCTCCACTGGCTTTACTTCTCGTCAACTCTTGTTACTCAAAGATTTTGGCGCAACGGTACTGACAGCAACACCTTCATTTGCCTTGCACATGGCAGAAGTCGCCAAGGCTGAGGGCTACGATATAGCAAAAGATTTTAAACTGCGCGTGGGATTTTTCGGAGCAGAGCCGACCAGCGAAGGACTCAAAAACGAGATAGCCCATATCTGGGGCATAGATTACCACGAGATTTATGGACTCTCCGAGATCATAGGACCGGGTGTGGCGTGCAACTGCAAACACTCAAACCTACTGCACATTCACGAAGACCATTTCTACCCTGAGATCATCAACCCTGAAACAGGCGAAGTCTTGCCAGAGGGAACACGTGGTGAGCTTGTCATTACCACGCTTACCAAACAAGGCTTGCCGATCATTCGCTACCGAACAGGTGACATCACCTCTTTAACGCGCATTCCGTGTCGTTGTGGCAGAACCATTGGCAGGATAGAGAGCATCGTCGGCAGAAGTGACGATATGCTTCTCATCAACGGCGTCAACGTCTTCCCATCGCAAATCGAACACGTGCTCTCCAAACAAGAAGGCATCACACTCAACTACCAAATCATCGCCGACAAAAAAGGCTACCTCGATAAACTAGAGATCGATGTGGAACTGGATGAGCATCTCATCAGCGATGACGTGAGCTACCTCGGAAACCTCAAAAAAGAGCTCCAACATTCTCTTTTAAACAATCTCTACATCAACGTCGAAGTCAAACTCGTCGCACCCAAATCGCTTCAAAGAAGTGAGGGAAAAGCCACTCGCGTTTTGGATAAGAGACCTAAATAA
- a CDS encoding ACT domain-containing protein, translated as MNYTIKQLSIFLENKAGELSEFTGVLSKNNISIKSILLADSTDFGLIRTIVDNPEKAKTVLEDEGFSVRFTDVFGVKIEDVVGSFDKAVRALSKAGINILYTYSFYEANTGIFIFSVDKDRFDDAIAALQAQNIEIVQAKHFYM; from the coding sequence ATGAATTACACCATCAAACAACTCTCCATTTTTTTAGAAAATAAAGCAGGCGAACTCTCTGAATTTACAGGCGTTCTCTCTAAAAACAATATCTCGATTAAGTCGATTTTACTCGCAGACTCAACCGATTTTGGTCTCATTCGCACCATCGTGGACAATCCTGAAAAAGCCAAAACGGTACTCGAAGATGAAGGCTTTAGCGTACGTTTCACCGATGTCTTTGGTGTCAAGATCGAAGATGTCGTAGGAAGCTTTGATAAAGCTGTGAGAGCCCTTTCAAAGGCAGGCATTAACATTCTCTATACCTATAGTTTCTATGAAGCCAATACAGGCATTTTTATTTTCAGTGTCGATAAAGACCGATTTGACGACGCGATTGCTGCACTTCAAGCTCAAAATATTGAGATTGTTCAAGCCAAACACTTTTACATGTAA
- a CDS encoding phenylacetate--CoA ligase family protein, with product MIWSKEETLPRHKLTELQTERLKDTVARVYTNVPFYQKKFEELGITPADITSIDDIVKLPFTKKKDLRDNYPFGLFAVKKDAVVRIHSSSGTTGKPTVVGYTRADLDTWNEVMARVFTMAGVTSEDTSHNAYGYGLFTGGLGLHYGAETVGATVVPSSGGFTSRQLMLMKDFEATVLTSTPSFALHMAEAAIAEGYDIQKDFKLKCGIFGAEPTSLGLKEEVARVWGIHYCEIYGLSEIIGPGVSANCFESSDLHVFEDHFYPEIIDPKTLEVLPLGEKGELVITSLTKQAFPIIRYRTGDITSLDRTPCKCGRTHVRMKSVMGRVDDMLIVNGVNVFPSQVEHVLSNIEGITLNYQIIADKKGYLDKLEIMVEVTENMPLDSIGSLEALKKKIQHELLNNLYINAEIKLVEPRTIERSVGKAVRVIDKRNLS from the coding sequence ATGATCTGGTCAAAAGAAGAGACATTACCTCGTCATAAACTTACTGAACTTCAAACAGAACGACTTAAAGACACCGTCGCACGCGTGTATACCAATGTACCGTTTTACCAAAAAAAGTTTGAGGAGCTTGGCATTACGCCTGCTGATATTACGTCTATCGATGACATTGTCAAACTTCCATTTACAAAGAAAAAAGATTTGCGTGACAACTACCCTTTTGGGCTTTTTGCCGTGAAAAAAGATGCGGTCGTACGCATTCATAGTAGTAGTGGAACAACAGGCAAACCCACCGTTGTTGGCTATACACGAGCGGATCTTGATACGTGGAACGAAGTGATGGCGCGTGTCTTTACGATGGCAGGCGTCACAAGCGAAGATACCTCACACAATGCGTATGGTTACGGTCTTTTCACAGGAGGTCTTGGGCTTCATTATGGCGCTGAAACTGTCGGTGCAACGGTTGTTCCAAGTTCAGGTGGTTTTACCTCACGCCAACTCATGCTTATGAAAGACTTTGAAGCAACCGTACTCACATCAACACCTTCGTTTGCCTTGCATATGGCAGAAGCAGCCATTGCCGAGGGTTATGACATCCAAAAAGATTTTAAACTCAAATGCGGCATCTTTGGTGCAGAACCGACCAGTCTTGGGCTCAAAGAAGAGGTAGCGCGCGTTTGGGGCATTCACTACTGCGAGATTTATGGACTCTCTGAGATCATAGGACCTGGTGTTTCAGCGAATTGTTTTGAAAGCAGTGACCTGCATGTATTTGAAGACCATTTCTATCCAGAAATCATCGACCCAAAAACACTCGAAGTCTTGCCATTGGGTGAAAAAGGTGAACTGGTCATCACCAGTCTTACCAAGCAAGCGTTTCCGATCATTCGCTACCGTACAGGTGACATCACTTCTCTCGATCGCACACCATGCAAGTGTGGACGAACGCATGTGCGCATGAAAAGCGTCATGGGACGAGTGGATGACATGCTCATCGTCAACGGTGTCAACGTCTTCCCTTCTCAAGTGGAGCATGTACTCTCCAACATCGAAGGCATTACGCTGAATTACCAAATCATCGCCGATAAAAAAGGCTATCTTGATAAACTCGAAATCATGGTGGAAGTGACTGAAAATATGCCACTGGATAGCATCGGTTCACTCGAAGCTTTAAAGAAAAAAATCCAACATGAACTGCTCAACAACCTCTACATTAACGCTGAGATCAAACTGGTTGAGCCTAGAACCATAGAACGCAGTGTCGGAAAAGCCGTACGCGTCATCGACAAAAGGAATCTCTCATGA
- a CDS encoding 2-oxoacid:acceptor oxidoreductase family protein, with protein MKYQIVIAGIGGQGAVFLVKVLSIASAITHQKCLGTENHGMSQRGGSVSCYVKIGDFYAPAIDEGQADLLIALEGNEALRNIQYLSKERGVIVMNAPKNFPKVDFETHSIDAFKKAKAKEFPIDALNVYMLGVTLALDAHFPFTCKEIEEAITMMNAKVAEKNITVLHQGINDTKAKK; from the coding sequence ATGAAGTATCAAATTGTTATCGCAGGAATTGGCGGACAAGGTGCGGTCTTTTTGGTTAAAGTGCTCAGCATCGCTTCTGCAATTACACACCAAAAATGTTTAGGAACTGAAAATCACGGAATGAGCCAACGGGGTGGTTCCGTTTCATGTTATGTCAAAATTGGCGATTTTTACGCTCCTGCGATTGATGAAGGGCAAGCCGATCTTTTAATCGCACTTGAGGGTAATGAAGCACTTCGCAACATTCAGTATTTGAGTAAAGAAAGAGGTGTCATCGTGATGAATGCACCGAAGAACTTTCCCAAAGTTGACTTTGAAACCCACAGCATTGATGCGTTTAAAAAAGCCAAAGCTAAAGAGTTTCCCATCGATGCACTCAACGTCTATATGCTAGGCGTTACACTCGCACTTGATGCACATTTTCCGTTTACATGTAAAGAGATTGAAGAGGCGATTACGATGATGAACGCGAAAGTAGCGGAGAAAAATATCACTGTACTTCACCAAGGCATCAACGATACAAAGGCGAAGAAATGA